The proteins below are encoded in one region of Streptomyces sp. NBC_00490:
- a CDS encoding NAD(P)/FAD-dependent oxidoreductase, translated as MNRIVVVGASAAGLAAAETLRREGHTGPLTLVGDEPLAPYDRPPLSKQLLSGEWQPERLDLRTPADLTALGLDLRLGVRATGLELTEQTVRLADGSTVPYDGLILATGVRPRRLPGGGAHVLRTLDDALTLRDRLGPGRRLVVVGAGFLGAEAAAVAWRLGAEVTVLEPAPVPLAHAVGTEVGQVLSQAHLERGVRLRCGVTVTEVTEDGVRLAGGEVVEADEVLVAIGSLPNTEWLDDSGLALGDGVVCDEYCEAARNVYAAGDVARWDNPLFGTSMRIEHRTNAAEQGMAAARNLLAPEEARKPFAPVPYFWSDQYDMKIQAYGFLRGHDEVAVVEGDLAERRFVAVYRAGDRVSGALAVGMPPKAIRRWRQSIVTGADWSETVRPAQQSA; from the coding sequence GTGAACCGGATCGTCGTCGTCGGAGCCTCGGCCGCCGGACTCGCCGCGGCCGAGACCCTCCGCCGCGAGGGCCACACCGGCCCGCTCACCCTCGTCGGCGACGAACCCCTTGCGCCGTACGACCGCCCGCCGTTGTCCAAGCAGCTGCTGTCCGGCGAGTGGCAGCCCGAGCGGCTGGACCTGCGCACCCCCGCGGACCTGACCGCGCTCGGCCTGGACCTGCGCCTCGGCGTCCGGGCGACCGGCCTCGAACTCACCGAGCAGACCGTACGGTTGGCCGACGGCTCGACGGTGCCGTACGACGGACTGATCCTGGCCACCGGCGTCCGGCCGCGCCGGCTGCCCGGCGGGGGCGCACATGTGCTGCGCACCCTGGACGACGCCCTGACCCTGCGCGACCGGCTGGGCCCGGGGCGGCGGCTGGTCGTCGTCGGCGCCGGATTCCTCGGCGCGGAAGCCGCCGCGGTGGCCTGGCGTCTCGGCGCCGAGGTGACCGTGCTCGAACCCGCCCCGGTGCCGCTGGCGCACGCCGTCGGCACGGAGGTCGGGCAGGTGCTCTCGCAGGCGCATCTCGAACGGGGCGTGCGGCTGCGCTGCGGGGTCACGGTCACCGAGGTGACCGAGGACGGGGTGCGGCTCGCGGGCGGCGAAGTGGTCGAGGCCGACGAGGTGTTGGTGGCCATCGGCTCGCTGCCCAACACCGAGTGGCTCGACGACAGCGGCCTGGCTCTCGGCGACGGAGTGGTCTGCGACGAGTACTGCGAGGCCGCGCGGAACGTGTACGCGGCCGGTGACGTCGCCCGCTGGGACAACCCGCTGTTCGGGACGTCGATGCGGATCGAGCACCGCACCAACGCCGCCGAACAGGGCATGGCGGCCGCCCGCAACCTCCTCGCACCCGAGGAGGCTCGCAAGCCGTTCGCGCCGGTGCCCTACTTCTGGTCCGACCAGTACGACATGAAGATCCAGGCGTACGGCTTCCTGCGCGGCCACGACGAAGTCGCCGTGGTGGAGGGCGACTTGGCCGAACGGCGGTTCGTCGCCGTGTACCGCGCCGGCGACCGTGTGAGCGGCGCCCTCGCGGTCGGCATGCCGCCCAAGGCGATCCGGCGGTGGCGGCAGTCGATCGTGACCGGCGCGGACTGGAGCGAGACCGTACGACCGGCGCAGCAGTCCGCGTAA
- a CDS encoding MarR family winged helix-turn-helix transcriptional regulator, with amino-acid sequence MATPSLPGLPDGPASPQVIEIERALTRITYLSTRARQHDRLMALAGVPLDRAAVALLRQVADSEPLRPGELANRLGVEASHVTRTVQQLQKTGYVTRVPDPDDRRAQRIELTETGRQAIDRVRDAGARGMQLALSEWAPEELGQLATLFHRMVDDFLAYSVDDDTEPATTV; translated from the coding sequence ATGGCCACCCCATCGCTCCCCGGACTCCCCGACGGCCCCGCGTCTCCGCAAGTGATCGAGATCGAGCGGGCGCTGACGCGCATCACGTACCTGAGCACGCGCGCCCGGCAGCACGACCGGCTGATGGCCCTGGCCGGAGTGCCGCTGGACCGGGCCGCCGTGGCACTGCTGCGCCAGGTCGCCGACTCCGAGCCGCTGCGCCCGGGGGAGCTGGCCAACCGGCTCGGCGTGGAGGCCTCGCACGTGACCCGTACCGTGCAACAGCTCCAGAAGACGGGGTACGTCACCCGGGTCCCGGACCCCGACGACCGGCGCGCCCAGCGCATCGAGCTCACCGAGACGGGCCGGCAGGCCATCGACCGGGTCCGGGACGCCGGAGCGCGCGGCATGCAGCTCGCCCTGTCCGAGTGGGCCCCGGAGGAGCTGGGGCAGCTGGCCACCCTCTTCCACCGCATGGTCGACGACTTCCTCGCCTACTCCGTCGACGACGACACGGAGCCGGCGACCACCGTCTGA
- a CDS encoding peroxiredoxin, whose product MSARMDVGDKIEDFELPDETGTPRSLSSLLADGPVVLFFYPAAMTAGCTAEACHFRDLAAEFDAVGARPVGISGDSVERQQEFSGKHTLGMPLLSDADGTIRERFGVTRGFSLAPTKRVTFVIAQDRTVLEVVRSELRMNTHADRALAALRDHRK is encoded by the coding sequence ATGAGCGCGCGCATGGACGTCGGCGACAAGATCGAGGACTTCGAACTGCCCGACGAGACCGGCACCCCGCGCAGCCTGAGCTCGCTGCTCGCCGACGGGCCGGTCGTCCTGTTCTTCTACCCCGCGGCGATGACCGCCGGCTGCACCGCCGAGGCCTGTCACTTCCGTGATCTGGCGGCCGAGTTCGACGCCGTCGGCGCCCGCCCGGTCGGCATCAGCGGCGACTCCGTGGAGCGCCAGCAGGAGTTCTCCGGCAAGCACACGCTCGGCATGCCGCTGCTGTCCGACGCCGACGGGACGATCCGGGAGCGTTTCGGGGTGACCCGCGGCTTCTCGCTGGCCCCCACCAAGCGGGTCACCTTCGTCATAGCGCAGGACCGCACCGTCCTGGAGGTCGTCCGCAGCGAGCTGCGGATGAACACCCACGCCGACCGCGCCCTCGCCGCTCTGCGCGACCACCGCAAGTGA
- a CDS encoding response regulator transcription factor — protein MTGERPALARGSGQHVLVVGGPEVTELLSVTLELAGYRTSVAGTGTEALTRAAEHRYDLVVLDTTLPDVPGLGRRRLPPGTHRPPVLFLTADDSLGSLLPELGLGERDYVTKPFRVAEVLARAQVLLRGPGPVRHHEGGPRYGDLVLDDARCQARRGTLTLDLTPAEYRLLRHLLVNAHRVLSKDQISRYVWGDLRGDNAIEQLVSRLRRKVDRDAPALIHTRRGFGYWLGRAEAEA, from the coding sequence GTGACCGGTGAGAGGCCGGCGCTCGCGCGTGGCTCCGGGCAGCACGTGCTGGTCGTCGGCGGGCCGGAGGTGACCGAACTGCTCTCCGTCACCCTGGAGTTGGCGGGCTACCGCACCTCCGTGGCCGGCACCGGGACCGAGGCGCTGACGCGGGCCGCGGAGCACCGCTACGACCTCGTCGTCCTCGACACGACCCTGCCCGACGTGCCCGGCCTCGGCCGTCGGCGCCTGCCGCCCGGCACGCACCGGCCGCCGGTCCTGTTCCTCACCGCGGACGACTCGTTGGGCAGCCTCCTGCCCGAACTCGGCCTGGGCGAGAGGGACTACGTCACCAAACCCTTCCGGGTGGCCGAAGTCCTGGCCAGGGCGCAGGTGTTGCTGCGCGGCCCGGGCCCGGTCCGGCACCACGAGGGCGGACCGCGCTACGGCGACCTGGTGCTCGACGACGCCCGCTGCCAGGCGCGGCGCGGAACGCTGACACTGGACCTCACGCCCGCGGAGTACCGGCTGCTGCGCCATCTCCTCGTCAACGCCCACCGGGTGCTGTCCAAGGACCAGATCAGCCGGTACGTCTGGGGCGACTTGCGAGGCGACAACGCCATCGAGCAGCTCGTGTCCCGGCTGCGGCGCAAGGTGGACCGGGACGCTCCGGCGCTGATCCACACCCGGCGGGGCTTCGGCTACTGGCTGGGACGGGCCGAGGCCGAGGCCTGA
- a CDS encoding DoxX family protein gives MPRSQRSPLLLAGLLAGVGVTHFAAPRSFDATIPKFLPGSPRTWTYASGVAEFALAAGLMAPRTRKAAALASAAFFVGVFPANVKMAVDWRHRPTPQKAAAIARLPLQVPLVLWARNVARNTESQA, from the coding sequence GTGCCCCGGTCCCAACGCTCACCCCTGCTGCTCGCCGGTCTGCTGGCCGGCGTCGGGGTCACCCACTTCGCCGCACCGCGCTCGTTCGACGCGACCATCCCGAAGTTCCTGCCGGGATCGCCCAGGACCTGGACCTACGCGAGCGGCGTCGCCGAGTTCGCGCTGGCGGCCGGTCTCATGGCGCCCCGCACCCGCAAGGCCGCCGCCCTGGCCTCGGCCGCCTTCTTCGTCGGGGTCTTCCCGGCGAACGTGAAGATGGCCGTCGACTGGCGTCACCGCCCCACCCCGCAGAAGGCCGCCGCGATCGCCCGGCTGCCGCTTCAGGTGCCCCTCGTCCTGTGGGCCCGCAACGTCGCACGGAACACGGAGAGCCAGGCATGA
- a CDS encoding TetR/AcrR family transcriptional regulator — MVMMAAGRAVRAEQVSATRESILTAAERLFAERGVYAVSNRQVSEAAGQGNNAAVGYHFGTKADLVRAIVRKHAERIEEIRARLLAGIGDSTDLRDWVDCLVRPVPEHLAALGGPTWFARFCAQVMTDPALHRIMVEESLASPSLRQNVDGVHRCLPALPPEVRAERGDMARHLLIHLPAERERALAEHRPTARSSWHDCATGLADAVVGIWLAPVTQGKEQPARDR; from the coding sequence ATGGTGATGATGGCGGCAGGCAGGGCGGTACGGGCGGAGCAGGTCAGCGCGACCCGGGAGTCGATCCTGACCGCGGCCGAACGGCTGTTCGCCGAGCGCGGGGTCTACGCCGTCTCCAACCGTCAGGTCAGCGAGGCCGCGGGACAGGGCAACAACGCCGCCGTCGGCTATCACTTCGGCACCAAGGCCGACCTCGTCCGCGCCATCGTCCGCAAGCATGCCGAGCGCATCGAGGAGATCCGCGCCCGGCTGCTGGCCGGGATCGGCGACTCCACGGACCTGCGGGACTGGGTGGACTGTCTGGTCCGCCCGGTCCCCGAACACCTTGCGGCTCTGGGCGGCCCCACCTGGTTCGCGCGGTTCTGCGCGCAGGTGATGACCGACCCGGCACTGCACCGGATCATGGTGGAGGAGTCCCTGGCCTCCCCGTCCCTGCGGCAGAACGTCGACGGAGTGCACCGGTGCCTGCCCGCACTGCCCCCCGAGGTCCGTGCCGAACGCGGCGACATGGCACGCCATCTGCTCATCCACCTGCCCGCCGAACGGGAGCGGGCCCTCGCCGAGCACCGCCCCACCGCGCGCTCCAGCTGGCACGACTGCGCCACCGGGCTCGCCGACGCGGTCGTCGGCATCTGGCTGGCACCGGTGACGCAGGGGAAGGAGCAGCCCGCGCGTGACCGGTGA
- a CDS encoding ferredoxin: protein MKVELEADKCVASGQCVLAATDVFDQDDDGIAILLAEEVGDELVDDVKEAVAVCPAAAIRLVQQ, encoded by the coding sequence ATGAAGGTGGAGCTGGAAGCCGACAAGTGCGTCGCCTCGGGGCAGTGCGTGCTCGCCGCGACGGACGTCTTCGACCAGGACGACGACGGCATCGCGATCCTGCTGGCGGAGGAGGTCGGCGACGAACTCGTCGACGACGTCAAGGAAGCCGTCGCGGTCTGCCCGGCCGCCGCGATCCGACTGGTCCAGCAGTGA
- a CDS encoding AraC family transcriptional regulator, whose product MPDIRHTPQAPTRAQSLAAGERIDAHRHDDHQIVYAGSGVLAVTTDAGTWFAPGNRAIWVPAGTVHAHRAHGHLDLHLVGLASDDNPLGLDAPTVLAVGPLLRELIVAYTRAPADDSPERRRLLAVLRDQLRASPQQPLHLPAATDPRLAAVCEILHADPADPRTLAALGTATGASERTLSRLFRSEFGMTFPQWRTQSRLYHALRMLADGTPVTTVAHRCGWSSTSAFIEVFRRSFGHTPGIHNRLAP is encoded by the coding sequence GTGCCGGACATCCGCCATACGCCGCAGGCCCCGACCCGAGCCCAGAGCCTGGCCGCCGGGGAGCGCATCGACGCGCACCGGCACGATGACCACCAGATCGTCTACGCCGGCTCCGGCGTCCTGGCCGTCACCACCGACGCCGGCACCTGGTTCGCCCCCGGCAACCGTGCCATCTGGGTCCCCGCGGGCACCGTCCACGCCCACCGCGCCCACGGCCACCTCGACCTGCACCTGGTCGGCCTGGCCTCCGACGACAACCCGCTCGGCCTGGACGCCCCCACCGTCCTCGCCGTGGGCCCCCTGCTGCGCGAACTGATCGTCGCCTACACCCGGGCCCCCGCCGACGACAGCCCCGAACGCCGGCGTCTGCTCGCCGTCCTCCGCGACCAGCTGCGCGCCTCGCCCCAGCAGCCCCTGCACCTGCCCGCCGCCACCGACCCGCGCCTGGCCGCGGTCTGCGAGATCCTGCACGCCGACCCCGCCGACCCGCGCACCCTGGCCGCCCTCGGCACCGCGACCGGGGCGAGCGAACGCACCCTGAGCCGACTCTTCCGCAGCGAGTTCGGCATGACCTTCCCCCAGTGGCGCACTCAGTCCCGCCTCTACCACGCCCTGCGGATGCTGGCCGACGGAACACCCGTCACCACCGTCGCCCACCGCTGCGGCTGGTCGTCCACGAGCGCGTTCATCGAGGTCTTCCGCCGCTCGTTCGGGCATACGCCCGGGATCCACAACCGCCTTGCCCCTTAG
- a CDS encoding cytochrome P450, whose product MADALAVPEFPMPRAARCPFDPPPGLKELQEQGPLAKVRLWDGSEPWLVTRYAEQRALLGDARVSSDIDRPGFPPKASSEGGEGKLSFIMMDDPEHARLRRLVTAPFAIKKVEALRPAVQRIVDGLIDDLLAGPQPVDLVEALALPIPSLVICELLGVPYEDHEMFQSHTKTMVSSAATPEQRGVATREIAGYLATMIGKRLADPRDDLLSSIAGRITAGELDHRQATEMALLLLIAGHETTSNMIALGTAALLEHPDQLALLRESDDPELVASAVEELLRYLNITHQGRRRAVTEDIEIAGEVIKAGEGIIVVNEIGNRDPEAFEDPDRLDITRDARRHVAFGFGIHQCLGQPLARMELQVVYGTLYKRIPTLRLACDVQDVKFKHDAFIYGVHELPVAW is encoded by the coding sequence ATGGCCGACGCACTGGCTGTTCCCGAGTTCCCCATGCCGCGGGCCGCCCGCTGCCCCTTCGACCCGCCGCCCGGCCTCAAAGAGCTCCAGGAGCAGGGGCCGTTGGCGAAGGTACGGCTGTGGGACGGCAGTGAACCCTGGCTCGTGACCCGCTACGCCGAGCAGCGCGCCCTGTTGGGCGATGCCCGGGTCAGCTCGGACATCGACCGCCCCGGCTTCCCGCCCAAGGCCAGCTCCGAGGGCGGCGAGGGCAAGCTCAGCTTCATCATGATGGACGACCCCGAACACGCCCGGCTGCGCCGGCTGGTGACGGCGCCCTTCGCCATCAAGAAGGTCGAGGCGCTCAGGCCCGCCGTGCAGCGGATCGTGGACGGCCTGATCGACGACCTCCTCGCGGGCCCGCAACCGGTCGACCTCGTCGAGGCGCTCGCCCTGCCCATCCCCTCGCTGGTGATCTGCGAACTGCTCGGGGTGCCTTACGAGGACCACGAGATGTTCCAGTCCCACACCAAGACGATGGTCAGCAGCGCCGCGACCCCCGAGCAGCGCGGTGTGGCGACCCGGGAGATCGCCGGCTACCTGGCCACGATGATCGGCAAGCGGCTCGCCGACCCCAGGGACGACCTGCTGTCGAGCATCGCCGGACGGATCACCGCGGGCGAACTCGACCATCGGCAGGCCACCGAGATGGCGCTGCTCCTGCTGATCGCCGGACACGAGACCACCTCGAACATGATCGCGCTCGGTACCGCCGCCCTCCTTGAACACCCCGACCAGCTCGCCCTGTTGCGCGAGAGCGACGACCCCGAACTGGTGGCTTCGGCCGTCGAGGAACTGCTGCGCTACCTGAACATCACCCACCAGGGACGCCGCCGCGCGGTCACGGAGGACATCGAGATCGCCGGAGAGGTCATCAAGGCCGGCGAGGGCATCATCGTGGTGAACGAGATCGGCAACCGCGACCCCGAGGCCTTCGAGGACCCCGACCGTCTCGACATCACCCGGGACGCCCGCCGGCACGTGGCCTTCGGCTTCGGCATCCACCAGTGCCTCGGCCAGCCCCTGGCACGCATGGAGCTCCAGGTCGTCTACGGCACCCTCTACAAACGCATCCCCACCCTCAGGCTCGCCTGCGACGTCCAGGACGTGAAGTTCAAGCACGACGCGTTCATCTACGGCGTCCACGAGCTGCCGGTGGCCTGGTGA
- a CDS encoding MFS transporter — MTAIRHLSLGHACVDVYQGAVAALVPYFVAERAYTYAAASGVVLAASLLSSVVQPLFGALTDRWAMPWLLPLSALTAGAGVALSGVTDSYALTLAAVAVSGVGVAAYHPEAARAARAAAGGSHTAMGWFALGGNLGFAAAPLLVMAVVGLGGLGASPLLIVPALAGAVLCAAAVRAAGRRSVSGPASAGAGRDDWPSFLRLSGALMCRSVVFVGLSAFVSLYVRERTGGGETAGTVALCVLYAGGAVGTVAGGRLADRYGRLAVVRWSYVLTVLAVAGLVLVPGPLVHLFVALTSAGLYVPFSLHVTLGQDCLPRRVGTASGVTLGLTVSVGGLAAPALGALADATSLRTALLPLVALPAVGRLLLCGLREPGAADQTVVAGSVSSSTE; from the coding sequence ATGACCGCGATACGCCATCTGTCCTTGGGGCACGCCTGCGTCGACGTCTATCAGGGGGCGGTGGCCGCACTGGTGCCGTACTTCGTCGCCGAGCGCGCCTACACCTACGCCGCCGCCTCGGGCGTCGTGCTCGCCGCGTCCTTGTTGTCGTCCGTCGTGCAGCCGCTGTTCGGGGCGCTCACCGACCGGTGGGCGATGCCCTGGCTGCTGCCGCTGAGCGCGCTGACCGCCGGGGCCGGGGTGGCGCTGAGCGGGGTCACCGACTCGTACGCGCTGACCCTCGCCGCGGTCGCCGTGTCCGGGGTCGGGGTCGCCGCCTACCATCCGGAGGCCGCGCGGGCGGCCCGCGCCGCGGCGGGCGGCAGCCACACGGCGATGGGCTGGTTCGCCCTGGGCGGCAACCTCGGCTTCGCCGCGGCACCGCTGCTCGTGATGGCCGTGGTCGGGCTCGGCGGTCTGGGCGCCTCTCCCCTGCTGATCGTCCCCGCCCTCGCGGGGGCGGTGCTGTGCGCGGCGGCGGTCCGAGCGGCCGGACGCCGTTCCGTGTCCGGTCCTGCGTCCGCCGGTGCCGGGCGCGACGACTGGCCGTCGTTCCTGCGGCTTTCGGGGGCGCTCATGTGCCGGTCGGTCGTGTTCGTCGGGCTGAGCGCGTTCGTCTCGCTGTACGTCCGTGAGCGCACCGGGGGCGGGGAGACGGCCGGCACGGTCGCGCTGTGCGTGCTCTACGCCGGGGGTGCGGTGGGCACGGTGGCCGGCGGGCGGCTCGCGGACCGATACGGGCGGCTGGCGGTCGTACGGTGGTCGTACGTGCTGACCGTCCTGGCCGTCGCGGGGCTGGTGCTCGTACCCGGGCCGCTCGTCCATCTGTTCGTCGCGCTCACCTCGGCCGGCCTGTATGTGCCGTTCTCGCTGCATGTCACGCTCGGTCAGGACTGTCTGCCGCGGCGGGTCGGCACGGCGAGCGGTGTCACGCTGGGGCTGACGGTGAGCGTCGGCGGGCTGGCCGCGCCCGCCCTGGGGGCACTCGCCGACGCCACGTCCCTGCGGACCGCGCTGCTCCCGCTCGTCGCCCTGCCCGCGGTGGGCCGGCTCCTGCTGTGCGGGCTGCGCGAACCCGGCGCCGCGGATCAGACGGTGGTCGCCGGCTCCGTGTCGTCGTCGACGGAGTAG